TCTAGACTTCTCTGGAAAAACTTGACTTGCCGAAAAATTGTAATTGTCGAAAAGAAAGACAATACAAAGCAATTGCATTTCGAATTAAACCAACTCTAGCCAAACCGATTCTGATCCAAGCAATTCTGAATCCAAACCCTTGTTTCCGATCTcaaatgtgtgtgtgttgagtgTTTGTTCTCGTGTGTTTCTGAGTTTATGTGCGCATCgagtatgtgtttgtgtgtgtttctagtgtgtgtgtgtgtgtgtgtgtgtgtgctcgGTGTGTGTTCCAGCCACCGTGATCTGGGTTTATGTTTGagtgaggaagaagaagaagaagaagaaggaatcATGGTGAAATGCTGAATTTGCCCCTCACTTAACGGACAAAATAGACGGCTATTAGTCCGgagtgaaaagtaaaaaaagttaCCAACTTGAtggttttttctgtaattaattcagTTAAAgacaataactgaaaatccTGCCAACTTGagagaccaaaaatgtaattttcaaataaatCTATGACTTTAAAATACGTAGATACAAGATATTCCAAAATAAGTGTGAAGAATTAGGTTATTTGTTTTGTAGTGTTATATTTTTGATACGTAATATGTCTATTTTCTTGTTATAgcttatttataaacaaatataagaaAAGCAGATTTCAAATTTGGTTGACAATGAAAATGCTATACGTTTTACTTCGGCAAAGAATTTACTGATCGaacttaaacaaatttattaaaatttacgTCATATTATATACTACTAATAACTGTGTGTATGTGTTTACAAGACAAATCGACCATGATCAAGCTTATCCTAGAGTTACCATAGACATGCTACATTTACACGCATACTGCTGATACTAGGGCGTACATACATGTTGCAAGCATGATCAGTGGATAAGTTATGTGATGGTAAAGGTGGTCATGACAATCTCTCACAATTtctataaaactctatatttctTGTACTATATTTTTATCGTTTTATTCAGTTTTAAAGTAATTGGTAACCCAGACTagtgtaattaattaattaattttatagcTTAGTTTTACacttaattaataatatcatGAAAATTGTTCGGCAATCCCAGAATAAATATTCTGGCTCCGCCACCATGCACGATTGATGTTTCAAATTACTTATATAGTTTAGcatatctatacttatatactATCTTTACTATATATCttaattatacaataaatattacatTATTCATGTTGAAAAATTACATCTTTAGGATATGAGAATCGATCAATATAaccttaatgattaaattatactatcaatcttttatcttctaaaatatatcCACTAACATTTATCTCAATTATCAATATCAATCGAAGTCGACTCCACTAGCAACAGTCAACAACACACCTTCGCCTCCATGCGCACCGTAATATTGTGCGAGTACTGTACAATTAtaatatgggaaaagtgagtatgaggctgttatgcacccaacttgggtgaaaacccctcacatactaatattttaatattttaaataaatacatggcccccatgatttttactttttaaaaaaaggtatgtgaggggtttttcaccaaacttaggtgcctaacagcctcatattcccttcccccttaTAATATTTGTAAAAAGAAGCGataaatattgatatatttttaacatataacttttaaagtaTATTGTACACATAAGTAAAACATGTCTAtggtaaataaaataaaagttattatatgaatatattttgtatttgttgtttCAAAAGGCCTCTATAGTTATTATTGTTTCCTTcttattttgtattttctttagGCAATGCCCTAAAGGATTTGCTCATCATGTGTTAGATGAGTAGAACATTGCTAAGGTCCTCTCACCACATTTGTATATGGCAGGATTCGAACCCCAAAACCCCTCAGGAGGAAACCATATTATGAAAAATTGTGTGGGCTAAAACCCCAATGGCTTAGGCTTCCTCCTATAATAACTCGACGTATGACATTATCGTAAGTGCTTCATTCACGAATCACGAAAACCTCTGGGCTAATAGGCTATTGTAAAGCCCATCATGTTAATCTAGACTATATAAGTGTAACGGGCTTTTGCAAATTGAAAATACAAGATAGCGAGAAAGaaaatcataactttttcaCAACCATGATTCCTCTTATTTTACGAATTTACGTTTTCTGTAGCCATTAGCCCGTTACACATTTTTACCTACGAAGTTAATTCATGGAAAGTTAAATTAGAATAAGCAAAAATATGTTGACCTGAGTTTACAAGTATAATGTGGTCAGTCTAATGACAAATTAAGAGTCatgtttttaacaaaaaatatcagatatccctacattatataaatctcacttcaaaatttgttagttattgcctatattgcatgcttaaaaatgcaagaaagcctaaaaatcattataatattgctccttggaaggtctacggattagttacttttataagaagttcaaattttcgaaaacggattagttatgctttcaagaagttcaaattttcgaaatttgaatatgtaaccgttcgtgtattgcttgtggcggttacttccttgcatgtctatgtctatataaggccacttctattcagttttaaggcatttcaaaacgtaaacacataacagatcaattttagcatggcttcactaaaccatgtttcaattagaaatctgtgtccaaataataagccatgtacgataacggttagaatttgcggctatggaagcaacctctatatggagatgttaataacataggtagtattgagatgatcctgatggacgaacatgtaagtattcattgtttgtgaatttttcttttttgattagattactttttaacataactttctttcaaatttataactagctttttaacattctaatgtataaacattttcattttgacagtttgataaagtggttgttgcaacaatcggttttattccaaccgaccagttatggtattcaatggaatgtgtgaactattctcaagaagttaagttgaccgatctctacatggatgcagtcgacattattgatgcttttaGGGataacaaaatgtggatttgttgttcatgtaacaaggaaggagttctcatcaatcctaggtatatatttatattttatattaaaactctataatcattaagttgtgtggtaaaattgtatctctgttttttttttttgtaggtttaatgtgcaagttaggattgtagatgccactggtgctattggagttaaaatgaatgatcaataaaatttcaaatcttatacaaagaacaacctatcaaatttgtgatgaaaattatgaggtatatttggtttattttagtgttatataagacttttctatgcattttaagtcattaatttttttttaaaatggtcattagttgtaataggagtacatttacttcgctacatgcatgcgtgaactggtgttaaagaaattatttaaggttatagcgcatccacgtgggtctatatatcaaagtggggaaaaattcataatacctatcacatccaggtaaccaacataatccttcttatatgcgcctactatgggcaatcaattttataatttctctccggcgtgcaatgtacgcgttttaagccctcgtgtatcattaataaatcccaaggtatatctagcattcttcttctttaaattaatcaactcataagaatatttttattatgttcaactcagttatatttattcattgatacaatcttaaaataaagtttaagaaaaattatttagggttgtctgtgcatcgcacggggtctaagcactagtaaTTATATAAATCGTATCCTAAACAAATATTTTGGAGGTAGCCAAAAATGGTTGGGCCTTGCCACGGACCAAAAAAACAGATTAGGCCTCTATCCTTGACCGATTGAGTTTCcattttgttattattactgAGACTAAACGGAGTGGACCAAAAATTGCCCGACCCTCGCCCGACCTCgccccccacaccacccccGTCCACCGACTTTCCTTTTGCCCGACTTCTCCCCCTCGCCCGTTCCATCTTTGACCATCCAAACTTCAAGATTTTTTCCCCCTTTCCAAAGCCATTAACGgctatttagtttttttttaattttccccttcctatatatatcttcatcttcttccttttttaataaaacatatacatatatacaaaacaccatcacacacacacataaatcttcttccatttttacataaatatatacatatattacggATATGGATCCTCCATCACCCTCTTCATCCGATGATTCAATTGATCTCGACGACGCTATTCTTAGTACCGTTGCTTTGACAGTTACTACTATGATTCAAGCCGCGGAAGACGAGGAGGACGAGGAAGACCAACTTTCGCCTAGAAGAAGAACGGTTCTGGAACGTCGACGTGAGGAGGCATACGCGCGATTGGTCCGCCTTTACTTTGCTGAGCGACCCGTATTTGGCGCGAGGGATTTTAGACGGCGCTATCGTATGAGCAAGCggctatttttgaaaattacaaaTGACTTGGAAGAAAGGTATCcatattttcaacaaagaatGGATGCTCGTGGGAAGCTGGGTTTCATGCCGATACACAAGACTACCTCCGCGCTTCGTCAATTAGCATATGGGTGTAGCGTCGACTTGTTTGACGAGCATTTGGAGATGTCGGCTAGGACTTCCCGGGAGTCgctgatatatttttgtaaaggtacattttatatatagttatatattatttagttacgtacaatttatattaattttacattttatatagttacgtacataatatttagttacattttatatagttacgtacatgatatttagttatatattaaatagttacgtacatattatatagttacgtacataatatttagttatattaattcatttacgtatttataaataatttaaataggtATAAATGAAATGTATGGACCGACATACctacatttatggatcttgaaCGAATATATGATGTGCATGAGCAGCTTCATGGTTTCCCTGGTATGATCGGTAGTATTGATTGCATGCACTGGCCATGGGAGATGTGTCCAACCGCATGGCACGGTTCGCACACCCGAGGGGATGTTGGTAGACCATCATTGATGCTTCAGGCGGTTGCGTCTACtgacttgtggatttggaatGCATATTTTGGTCAGCAGGGGTCCAACAATGACATCAACGTGTTTGAGGCGTCCCCAGTCTTGGAAGAAATTATATCTGGCTTAGCACCTACAGGTTAATTACGTACTTAACGTTTAAGTATATAATATgtagtaatatattatatatgctttTGTTAACTAATATtagcttttgtttaatttacagCGGGTTTTTATGCAAACAACAACTACAAAGCCGGATACTACTTGACAGATGACATCTACCCTGAGTATTCCACTTTTGTGAAGACTTTTACTGACCCGATTGATGAAAAGAGAAAATActttaagaaaaaacaagaaTCGGCGCGAAAGGATATCGAGAGAGCATTTGGGGTTCTTAAAAAGCGTTGGAAAGTTATTAGTTTTCCCTCACTGTTTTGGGACAAGCAGAGGATGCATGACGTGATATACGCGTGTATCACTCTACACAACATGATATTGGAGGATGAAGATAAAGCTTTTTGTTAAGACTTCAACGATGAAGACCCGACACTAGACCCGGCGTATTGGGAACAACAAACTCCAATGGAGCAATGGATCGCGAATTCACAAGCCGTATGAAATAGCCAAACCCACAACATGCTCTTAGCGGATTTGGTAGATCATCTTTGGGAAAACAAGAGGGGAAATCATCCACCATACGTGCCACTGGAAGTCGATGACTACTTTAGCGATGATGAttagttattagttatttatttgtgtttgtgtatcgaataattttttttttatgtgtttgatgtgtggtttttatgttttagtttgtatgtgttggattttaattttaatggttagtattttattttactatttatagaaattttgttatttttaaaataatatgaaaatcataaaaaattaagacaaaaaaaaatcaatcattaaAACCAATCATTGAAAGtgccacatggcacaagtc
The sequence above is drawn from the Erigeron canadensis isolate Cc75 chromosome 4, C_canadensis_v1, whole genome shotgun sequence genome and encodes:
- the LOC122597369 gene encoding protein ALP1-like translates to MDPPSPSSSDDSIDLDDAILSTVALTVTTMIQAAEDEEDEEDQLSPRRRTVLERRREEAYARLVRLYFAERPVFGARDFRRRYRMSKRLFLKITNDLEERYPYFQQRMDARGKLGFMPIHKTTSALRQLAYGCSVDLFDEHLEMSLHGFPGMIGSIDCMHWPWEMCPTAWHGSHTRGDVGRPSLMLQAVASTDLWIWNAYFGQQGSNNDINVFEASPVLEEIISGLAPTAGFYANNNYKAGYYLTDDIYPEYSTFVKTFTDPIDEKRKYFKKKQESARKDIERAFGVLKKRWKVISFPSLFWDKQRMHDVIYACITLHNMILEDEDKAFC